AGGCGATCCATGAGTTCGAGGTCGATTTCGACACCGCGACCGCCGACCATGCGAAGATTCCCACCATCCAGTTCGACGTCACCAAGTTCGGTGTCGGGTACGTGCGTATCTACCAGCTCAAGGGGCACGAGAAGATGGCGCCATTTGCCATGTTCGGGCTGGGGTTCGTCACGGTGGACGACGGCACCGACAGCGAGAGCTCCACCGTCTACCGGACCGGCGGCGGATTCAAGTACTGGTTCACCCAGCACGTGGGCTTCCGCTTCGACGCCCGCATCTGGCGCTGGCACGGCAACGGCGACGTCGTCGTGCGCGACCCCTTCTACTCGTTCGACGCCGTCCTCGGCATGAGCTTCCTCGTCGGGGGGACGAAGTAGCCGGGCGATCGGGGGCATCATGAAGATTGCGAACGCCTCGATCGCAGTGAAGTCCCCGTCCCGGACCGCGATCGTCAACGTCACCGCCGGAGCCCGCACGGAGCTGGCGCGCGCGGGGCTGAGGCACGGGCTGGCGTTGATCACCGTCCCCCACACCACCTGCGGCCTGTGCGTCAACGAAGACGAGACCGGGCTCAGGGACGACCTGGTGCGGCTGGCCTCCCGCCTGGTCGACCTGGTCCGTCCGGAGGAGGGCTTCCGGCATGACGCGGTGGACGACAACGCCAGGGCGCACCTGTCGGCGGTCCTCTTCGGCCATTCGGTGACCCTTCCGGTCGTCGAGGGGAGCCTGGTGCTCGGCACCTGGCAGAGCCTCTTCCTGATCGAAATCGACGGGCCGCGCACCCGCAGGCTCGACCTGGCCTTCCTGGGGGAGTAGGAGCGGCCCGGCCCGTCGGCGGGGCCCCGCATGTCCGAACTTCTGCGCGCCTACCTGGTCACGACGCTCTGCGGCTGGTCGGTGTTCCCGCTCCTGCGCCTGATCCTCGCCCGGCTCCCGGATCGGGGTTACGCCGTGTCGCGATCCTTCGGCATCGTCGTGTCCGCATGGCTGGCCTGGATGGCGGCCGGCGCCATGGGGCGGCCGCTCACGCGGACCCTGGCGCTCGGCGCGGTCCTGGCTGTGGGCGGAGCCAGCGCGGCGATCGCCGCGTGGTGGCGCTCGTCCGGAGAGGCCTCCGAGGGAGAGACGGCCCAAGGCGGGGCCGGCTCGCGACCGGCGCCCTGGCGTTCCATGTTGTGGGTGGAGGTCCTGTTCGTGTCCGGGCTGGTTCTATTCACCTGGATCGAGGGGCACAACCCCGCCGTCGATCCCGACAGCGAGCGCTTCATGGACTTCGCGATCCTGCGCGCTGACCTGCGCGGCCCCGGACTGCCGCTGACCGATCCCTGGTTCGCCGGGGCCGACCTGTCCTACTACCATTTCGGCTACGCCATGACGGCGTTTCTGGTGCGCTGCGCCGGAGCCGATGCGTCCCGGTTCTTCACCGCGGCCGTCGCCCTGCAGCATGCGCTGCTGTGGATCGCCGCCTTCGGGATCGGCCTCGCCCTGTCCGGCCGCCTCCGCGGGGGCATCGGCGCCGCATTTCTCGTGCTCGGGGCCGGGAATCTCGAGTGGGTGCGGCAGTGGGCGCATCATGGGTTCGGGGCGCGGCTGGACTGGTTCGCCTCGTCGCGGGTGGTCGCCGAGGCGATCAGCGAGTGTCCCTGGTTCAGCCTGCTCTGGGGGGACCTCCACCCCTACGTCATCGCCCTGCCGATGGTCGCCGGCGCGCTGGCCTTTCCCCTGGCGGAGTCCCTGCCGGCTTCCGGCGCGCTCGAACAGGCGCGGGAAGCGCGCCTGCGTCTGGCCCGCGCCGTTTGCTTCGCCTTCCTGTGCGGCGCGCTGCTCGCCACCCATCCGTGGGACCTGCCGATCGTGACGCTCGTGGCGCCGGTCCTGCTGCTCGTCGGGGAAGGCACGCATCGTCTGTCGCGCGCCGCACTGTGGGCCGTCGTCCCGGTCATCTCCTGTCTGCCCTTCCTGCCGTTCCTGCGCGGGCTCGGTGCGCCGCACCGGACCATCGGCCGCGTGCCGCGGGGGAGCGATCCGGGAGAATGGCTGATGGCGTTCGGGCCGTTCGTCCTGCTGGCCGCCCTCGGCGCGATCCGGGTCGTGCCGTTCCGTGGGAGGACGGGACTCCATGGCCGGGAGGACGGGATCCGTACCCGCCTGGCGCTGACCCTCGCCGGCGCCGGTGTGCTCTGCGCGCTGGTCCCGGAGATGGTGTACCTTCGGGACCTGTTTGACGCGACGCCCCTGCGCCGGATGAACACGGTGTTCAAGCTGCATCGCCTCGCATGGCTCCTGATGGGCCTCGCGGCCGCATGGCTGGTGGACCTCCTGTCGCGCGAGACCTCTCGCCGCCGATGGGCGGGATGGACCGGCCTGGGACTGACCCTGGCTGCGGCGCTCGTCTACCCCCTCGAGGGCACCGCCGCCTGGCTGCGGGGACGGTCCTCGGAAATCCGGAGTGTGGATGGCCCCGAGGCGCGGGAGGCGCTCTCTCCGGGGGCCGAGGCGGACGCGCTGTTCCGCGCGCTTCATCCCGGAGACGCGTCGGCCGCGGCGTTCATCGCCCGGACCGCCGCTCCAGGCGAGGCGATCCTGGAGGAGACCGGAGAGCCGTACACGTGGTCCTCCCGCATCGGCACGTTCAGCGGCGTGCCGACGGTTCTGGGATGGGGGAACCATGAGGCGGTGTGGCGTCAGGACTGGGCATCGGTCCTCAGGCGCCGCGAGGACATCGCGTCCATTTATGCAGCTCAGGGCCCGGATGAGGCGTGCCCTCTTCTCGGCTCCTACGGTGCGCGGTTCGTCGTGCTGGGGGAGCGGGAGCGGCAGCGGTACGGCCCCCGTGCCGGACGTTTCGCGGCGGCGGCGCGGCCGGAGTTCGCGGGAGCCGGCACGGAGGTCTACGATGTCCGGGCGATCTGCGGGCCCCTGCCGCCGGACGGCGCGGCCCCCCCGTGAACGGGTCTGCGTCCAGGGCGCCGCGCCGCATCGCGGAGGTGTGGGAGGGGGCCGTGCCCTGGATCCCCGTGCTCCTGGCCGGGGCGTTGCGGTTTCTGCGGCTCGGCCTGCGACCGCTGCACCATGACGAAGGGTCGAATGTCATCTTCCTCCTGCGTCTCCTGCGCGAGGGGACCTACGACTACGATCCGTCGAATTATCACGGTCCGCTTCTCTATCTCCTGTCCGGGGTGCCGCTGTTCCTGTTCGGCGTCACGACCGAGATGCTCCGGGCGGTCCCGGCGCTCCTCGGCACCCTCATGGCGGCGCTTCCCTGGTGCCTGCGCCGGGAGATCGGAGAATCGGGGGCGGTCGCGGCGGGCGTCCTTCTGGCGACGTCGCCGTCTCTGGTCTGGTACTCCCGCGACAATATCCACGAGATCTACCTCGTCTTCCTGACCCTGCTCCTGGTCGTCGGCCTGGTCCGCGGTCTGGCGCCGGGGCGGGACGCCTGGCTCATGGTGGCCGGTGCCGCCCTGGGCGGGATGCTGGCCACCAAGGAGACCGCCGGCCTGAGCGTGTGCGCGCTTCTCGTCGGTGTCGTCGCCTCGCGCGGCGGGGGCCTGCCGGCCCCGCGCCGGTCCGTGCTCGTCGCCGCCGCGCTGGTCGCGGCGCTCGTGGCCATCGCCCTGTATACCGATTTCTTCGTCGATCCGGGCGGCCTGCGGCGCCCGTTCGAGGCTCTGACGATCTGGGGCGGCAGGGGCTTCAGCGGCGACGGCCATCGAAAGCCCTGGTGGTACTTCCTCGGAATCCTCGCGCGGGAAGAGCCGGCGATCCTGGTCGCGGCGTTCACCGGAACGGTCGTGGCGCTGCGGCGCCGCGACCGGTTCGCCCGGCTTCTGGCCGCCTGGGGCACCACGATCCTGGTCGTCTATTCGGCCATTCCCTACAAGACTCCGTGGCTGGTGCTGAATATCGTCCTTCCTCTGGCCCTCCTGGGCGGGGGGGTCTTCGGATCGATGGCAGGGCGGGAGCCCGCGGGCGGTCTCGCGGCGGGCGGCGTTCCTCGGCGCCTGGCGGCCGTGCTGGCGCTGGTCGCCGCCGCGGCCTTTTCGGCCCGTCGCGCCGTCGATCTCGCCTTCGTGCGCTACGACGACGATCGGGCCAGCCCCCTGATCTATGTCCAGACCCGGCGCTCGGCCCTGCAGCTCGTCGACCGCATCGAGGAGGAGGCCAGGCGGCACCCGCTTGGAAAGGCCATCCCCATCCAGATCCTCTCGCCGGACTATCTGCCGCTCAACTGGTACCTGCGTGATTTCACGGACGTCGGGTATTACGGGTCGGTGGTCGAGGATCCCGGCGGCCCGGTCGTGATCGCCCGCTCCGACTCGGCCGATCGAGTGGCGGCGATGCTGGGCGCGGGGTATTCCCGCGAGACCTATGCGCTCCGGCCGGGCGTGGACCTCTGCCTCTTCCTGGCGCTTGTGCCCGAGCCGCCGCCCGACTAGAATTCGGCCCGGAGGCACAGCGCGATGAGTCCCGATCAGACGTACAGCAGGTTCTTCACCCTCGACGAGGCCAATGCCCTGATCCCGAGATTGAGACCGAAGGTGGAGGAGCTCCTCGCCACCTTCAAGGAGATCCGCTCCGAGATCGAGACGGCGGCCAGCCAGGCCGGGCTGCCGCCGGACAGCCCGGATCTCGCGAAGCACCTCGAGTCGCGCGCCATCGCGCCCGGTCTGTTCAACAGGGTGAAGGGGCTGATCGGGGAGCTGCAGGACCAGGGATGCCTGGTCAACGGGCCCGAGGTGGGGCTCGTCGACTTCCCCTGCGTCTACAACAACGAGATCGTTTTTCTATGCTGGAAGTACGGCGAGGCGAGGGTCGGCTACTGGCACCGGATTCCGGACGGGTTCGCCGGGCGGCGCCCGCTGCTGGACGTGTCCGGCCCCGAGGAGGAGACGCGGGTCCATTGATTCAGCGCGGGGCGTCCTCGCCGTTTCCCTGAACGCGCCGGCGCCATCCTTCACGCACCAGGCGGCACACCTCCTGGGCGTCGTCCGTCACGGTGAACAGGCGCTGGTCGTCCCGGCTGATCATCCCGCCGCCCAGCATCTCGCGCCGCATCCATCTCACGAGACCCTCCCAGAAATCGCGCCCGATCATGATCACCGGGAAGTTGTCGACCTTGTGGGTCTGGACGAGGGTCAACGCTTCGAACGCCTCGTCGAGGGTCCCGTATCCGCCGGGAAAGACGACGTAGGCGCAGGCGTACTTGATGAACATGACCTTGCGCGCGAAGAAGTAGTTGAAATTCACCAGGGTGTCGATATGACGGTTCGGCCTGTGCTCGAACGGCAGACGGATGTTGAGCCCGATCGATCGGCCGCCTCCGCGGCGGGCGCCGAGGTTCGCCGCCTCCATGATCCCGGGGCCGCCGCCGGTGATGATCGAGAACCCCTCGCGCGCCAGGGCCTGGGATACCTGCACCGCCTTGCGGTAATAACGCGAGTTCTTGCGGACGCGGGAGCCGCCGAAGATCGAGACCGCAGGCTCGACGGGGCGGAGCGTCTCGAACCCCTCGACGAACTCCCCCATGATCTTGAACAGGGTCCAGGTGTCTTTCGGCGCCACGTCGCGCATGGAACGCACGCGCGGTCCCTCGTCGTGACGATCGACGGCGTCGTCCTCTGCGGAGGCATGCGGGACCTTCGAATGGCGGCTCACGGAGTCCTCATCAAGGCGCCGGATGAATATAGGTCAGTCTCCGGGGAGCGACAACCGGCCGGAAGGTTGCACCGAACATGAGCCTGCGCGAAGGGGCCCCGCGCAGGGGCGAGGAGGTGACCGTCGACATCGTCGACCTGGCCTTCGGCGGACGCGGCGTCGGCCGCGTGGCGGGGTTCGTGGTGTTCGTCGAGGGGGCCCTGCCAGGGGAATCGGTGCGGGCGCGCGTCCTGCGCGTCAAGGCCGGCTACGCCGAGGCGGTCGCCGGGCGGGTGCTGTCCCGATCGCCCGAACGGATCGACCCGCCCTGCCGGCACTACGGCACGTGCGGCGGCTGCGACCTCCAGCATCTGGCTCCTGCGGCTCAGGCGGAGGCCAAGGGCCTCCAGGTGAGGGCGATGCTCACCCGCATCGCGGGACTGGCCGATCCGCCCGTGGAGCCGGCGGTCGTGGCCGGGACGCCGACCGCGTACAGGTTCAGGATGGACTTCGATTGGGGAACGGGATCGGACGGGCGCCCGATCCTCGGACTGCACGGCGCCGGCCGTCCGGAGGAGATCGTGCCGATCGAGCGCTGCCTCCTGATGCCCGATCTGGCGAACGCGATCCGGGGATTCGCCGCCGAGCGGACCCGGCGCCTGGGGCTCGCCGCGTGGGACCGCAAGCGGCGCAGAGGGCTCCTGCGGCGGCTCGGACTCCAGATGGCCCAGGGCACGGGGGAGGTCCTGGTCACGCTCGAGTCGGGACGCGGAGATCCCCCGGCGCTCGCCGAGCTGGCGCGCGATCTCGTGCGCGCCTTCCCGCGCGTCGTCGGAGTGGTCCGACGCGAATTCGACCGTCTCGATCGGCTGGTGGGGGAGTCCATCCTTTTCGGCAGGGATCACCTGTTCGAGGAGGTGGAGGGGGATCGCTTGAAGGTGCCCGCCGGCTCGTTCTTTCAGCCGAACGCGCCGGGTGCCGCCCGGTTGCGCCAGGTGGTGCTCGCGGCGCTCGATGCGGGGGCCCACGAGTCGATCCTCGAGCTCCATTGCGGGGTCGGTTTCTTTTCCCTGCCGGTGGCGCGCCGGGCGAGGCAGGTCACGGGTCTCGACGTGTCGCGGGAGGCGGTGGCTGCGGCGCGTGACAATGCGGCCCGGGCCGGGCTGGCGAACACGCGCTTCCTGTGCAGGGACGTGGAGGAGTCGCTCCCCGAGCTCCTGCGGGAGACCGGCCCCGACGCCCTGCTGCTCGACCCGCCGCGCACCGGGTTGCCGCGGACCGCAACGCAGGCCATCGCGACCGCAGCGGTCGCGCGGGTGGTCTATGTGTCCTGCGACCCGGCGACCCTGGCGCGGGATATCAGGCTGCTGGGGGAGAAGGGAGGGTTGCGACTGCGGTCGGTGACGCCTCTCGACCTGTTCCCGCAGACCCACCACCTGGAATGCGTGGCGCGGCTCGAGCGCATGGTGGTGCGGAGCTTGTAGATCTTCACGTGGGATGCGGAGCGGACGATCGAAGCGTCCGAGCCCCTATGCGGGGAGGGGTGGCGACGTCCGCGGCGGGCTTGAGGTGTCAGTTGGCGTGGATGAGTCGGTGACGGGTGTTGGAGGGGAGCACGGGGGTGAGCCAGTCTCGTCGGTAGAGGTCGCGCCATGCCCTGGGGAGGGTCTCCCGGGCCGGGAACAGGCGCCGGGCCAGGG
The genomic region above belongs to Candidatus Polarisedimenticolia bacterium and contains:
- a CDS encoding outer membrane beta-barrel protein is translated as MPPAPRRRIVPVLLVLALALAAGPPLAVAKDTDKSWEFGPYSMVSRYNNATNFDSTLGFGVRGAYHWKAIHEFEVDFDTATADHAKIPTIQFDVTKFGVGYVRIYQLKGHEKMAPFAMFGLGFVTVDDGTDSESSTVYRTGGGFKYWFTQHVGFRFDARIWRWHGNGDVVVRDPFYSFDAVLGMSFLVGGTK
- a CDS encoding secondary thiamine-phosphate synthase enzyme YjbQ, whose translation is MKIANASIAVKSPSRTAIVNVTAGARTELARAGLRHGLALITVPHTTCGLCVNEDETGLRDDLVRLASRLVDLVRPEEGFRHDAVDDNARAHLSAVLFGHSVTLPVVEGSLVLGTWQSLFLIEIDGPRTRRLDLAFLGE
- a CDS encoding DUF2298 domain-containing protein, with the protein product MSELLRAYLVTTLCGWSVFPLLRLILARLPDRGYAVSRSFGIVVSAWLAWMAAGAMGRPLTRTLALGAVLAVGGASAAIAAWWRSSGEASEGETAQGGAGSRPAPWRSMLWVEVLFVSGLVLFTWIEGHNPAVDPDSERFMDFAILRADLRGPGLPLTDPWFAGADLSYYHFGYAMTAFLVRCAGADASRFFTAAVALQHALLWIAAFGIGLALSGRLRGGIGAAFLVLGAGNLEWVRQWAHHGFGARLDWFASSRVVAEAISECPWFSLLWGDLHPYVIALPMVAGALAFPLAESLPASGALEQAREARLRLARAVCFAFLCGALLATHPWDLPIVTLVAPVLLLVGEGTHRLSRAALWAVVPVISCLPFLPFLRGLGAPHRTIGRVPRGSDPGEWLMAFGPFVLLAALGAIRVVPFRGRTGLHGREDGIRTRLALTLAGAGVLCALVPEMVYLRDLFDATPLRRMNTVFKLHRLAWLLMGLAAAWLVDLLSRETSRRRWAGWTGLGLTLAAALVYPLEGTAAWLRGRSSEIRSVDGPEAREALSPGAEADALFRALHPGDASAAAFIARTAAPGEAILEETGEPYTWSSRIGTFSGVPTVLGWGNHEAVWRQDWASVLRRREDIASIYAAQGPDEACPLLGSYGARFVVLGERERQRYGPRAGRFAAAARPEFAGAGTEVYDVRAICGPLPPDGAAPP
- a CDS encoding flippase activity-associated protein Agl23, encoding MPWIPVLLAGALRFLRLGLRPLHHDEGSNVIFLLRLLREGTYDYDPSNYHGPLLYLLSGVPLFLFGVTTEMLRAVPALLGTLMAALPWCLRREIGESGAVAAGVLLATSPSLVWYSRDNIHEIYLVFLTLLLVVGLVRGLAPGRDAWLMVAGAALGGMLATKETAGLSVCALLVGVVASRGGGLPAPRRSVLVAAALVAALVAIALYTDFFVDPGGLRRPFEALTIWGGRGFSGDGHRKPWWYFLGILAREEPAILVAAFTGTVVALRRRDRFARLLAAWGTTILVVYSAIPYKTPWLVLNIVLPLALLGGGVFGSMAGREPAGGLAAGGVPRRLAAVLALVAAAAFSARRAVDLAFVRYDDDRASPLIYVQTRRSALQLVDRIEEEARRHPLGKAIPIQILSPDYLPLNWYLRDFTDVGYYGSVVEDPGGPVVIARSDSADRVAAMLGAGYSRETYALRPGVDLCLFLALVPEPPPD
- a CDS encoding DUF2203 domain-containing protein → MSPDQTYSRFFTLDEANALIPRLRPKVEELLATFKEIRSEIETAASQAGLPPDSPDLAKHLESRAIAPGLFNRVKGLIGELQDQGCLVNGPEVGLVDFPCVYNNEIVFLCWKYGEARVGYWHRIPDGFAGRRPLLDVSGPEEETRVH
- a CDS encoding TIGR00730 family Rossman fold protein, whose protein sequence is MSRHSKVPHASAEDDAVDRHDEGPRVRSMRDVAPKDTWTLFKIMGEFVEGFETLRPVEPAVSIFGGSRVRKNSRYYRKAVQVSQALAREGFSIITGGGPGIMEAANLGARRGGGRSIGLNIRLPFEHRPNRHIDTLVNFNYFFARKVMFIKYACAYVVFPGGYGTLDEAFEALTLVQTHKVDNFPVIMIGRDFWEGLVRWMRREMLGGGMISRDDQRLFTVTDDAQEVCRLVREGWRRRVQGNGEDAPR
- the rlmD gene encoding 23S rRNA (uracil(1939)-C(5))-methyltransferase RlmD, whose translation is MSLREGAPRRGEEVTVDIVDLAFGGRGVGRVAGFVVFVEGALPGESVRARVLRVKAGYAEAVAGRVLSRSPERIDPPCRHYGTCGGCDLQHLAPAAQAEAKGLQVRAMLTRIAGLADPPVEPAVVAGTPTAYRFRMDFDWGTGSDGRPILGLHGAGRPEEIVPIERCLLMPDLANAIRGFAAERTRRLGLAAWDRKRRRGLLRRLGLQMAQGTGEVLVTLESGRGDPPALAELARDLVRAFPRVVGVVRREFDRLDRLVGESILFGRDHLFEEVEGDRLKVPAGSFFQPNAPGAARLRQVVLAALDAGAHESILELHCGVGFFSLPVARRARQVTGLDVSREAVAAARDNAARAGLANTRFLCRDVEESLPELLRETGPDALLLDPPRTGLPRTATQAIATAAVARVVYVSCDPATLARDIRLLGEKGGLRLRSVTPLDLFPQTHHLECVARLERMVVRSL